A window of Oncorhynchus tshawytscha isolate Ot180627B linkage group LG10, Otsh_v2.0, whole genome shotgun sequence contains these coding sequences:
- the LOC112260524 gene encoding C-C chemokine receptor type 8 produces the protein MAEYKDFLDLFSDENDMDYNYTDPIYVVDKLVNLCATAEVNRFGAKFTPILYTINFLLSIIGNGLVLCIIYKYEKLTSITNIFLLNLVISDLLFASSLPFWALYHLYGWIFDSVMCKLVGSLYFIGFYSSILFLTLMTFDRYLAVVHAINAPKWRRKIYACVSSAVVWCISLLAGVKELVLYNVREDPRDGYLCEETGFSNAIMIKWQLVGYYQQFVIFFLFPLAMVMYCYVRITVRIMSTQMRGKCRAVKLIFVIIFTFFVCWTPYNVVILLRALQISTSDDSEPCSEVLNHAVYVTRNIAYLYCCVSPVFYTFVGKKFQSHFWQLLAKRIPCLKRHIMTSQSGNSRITSQKSPHTMYEYEKGTGLQARA, from the coding sequence ATGGCGGAGTACAAAGACTTCTTGGATTTGTTCAGCGATGAAAATGACATGGATTATAACTACACAGACCCCATCTATGTTGTGGATAAACTGGTGAATCTTTGTGCCACAGCTGAAGTGAACAGATTTGGAGCCAAGTTCACACCAATATTGTACACCATCAATTTCCTGCTAAGCATCATTGGGAATGGGCTGGTTCTGTGCATTATTTACAAATACGAGAAGCTCACTTCCATCACCAACATCTTCCTCCTCAACCTGGTCATCTCTGACCTGCTGTTCGCCTCCAGTTTGCCCTTCTGGGCCTTGTACCACCTCTATGGGTGGATCTTTGACTCGGTCATGTGCAAGCTAGTGGGTAGCTTGTACTTCATAGGATTCTACAGctccatcctcttcctcactctcatGACCTTTGACCGGTACCTGGCTGTGGTCCATGCCATCAACGCCCCCAAATGGAGGAGGAAGATCTACGCCTGTGTCTCCTCGGCAGTCGTGTGGTGTATAAGCCTGCTGGCCGGTGTCAAGGAGTTGGTTCTATACAATGTCCGTGAGGATCCTCGTGACGGATACCTTTGTGAGGAGACGGGCTTCTCCAATGCGATCATGATAAAATGGCAGCTGGTTGGTTACTATCAGCAGTTTGTGATCTTCTTCCTGTTTCCCTTGGCTATGGTCATGTACTGCTATGTTAGAATCACGGTCCGAATCATGTCAACCCAGATGAGAGGGAAGTGCAGGGCAGTCAAGCTGATTTTCGTGATTATATTCACGTTTTTTGTGTGCTGGACCCCATACAATGTTGTAATTCTGTTGAGGGCCCTCCAGATCTCCACCAGTGATGATTCTGAGCCGTGTTCTGAAGTGCTTAACCACGCTGTGTATGTCACCAGGAATATAGCATACCTCTACTGTTGTGTGAGCCCTGTCTTTTACACGTTTGTTGGGAAAAAGTTTCAGAGTCACTTCTGGCAACTACTTGCAAAGCGCATCCCATGTCTGAAGAGACATATCATGACTAGTCAAAGTGGCAACAGTAGAATAACTTCTCAGAAAAGTCCACATACCATGTATGAATATGAGAAAGGAACTGGTCTTCAAGCCAGAGCATAG